Proteins encoded in a region of the Raphanus sativus cultivar WK10039 chromosome 8, ASM80110v3, whole genome shotgun sequence genome:
- the LOC108831802 gene encoding F-box protein At1g47340-like, producing MQIHHHESRKFACGFASGLIYFYGLWTKRKVDDGVPSGGASVYRGSSSFFGFDPIDKQFKVLFMGHPCCCDDHRIMTLGTRGMRWRKIKFSLRVEIVSEGVCINGVLYYLGDMWDYKEVSEARSNYVIVCFDVRSEKFKFLYPESFCELINYKGKLGVVYYDDLTDDAIELRVWVLEDVKKQEWSKYSYTLRGDKLFPHYSSVVGVISTGEIVLSMTDYTSKQPFYIYYFNPERNTIRRVEIQGFGEYHLTKPSEKPSRVYVFLDDCSRFYTFVDHVENLNVNDPRLLKSSIYAPYVYKEEDEESEEEEYDDEKNIFRRFYGKKRRWR from the exons ATGCAGATCCATCATCATGAAAGCCGAAAGTTTGCATGTGGCTTTGCCTCCGGTTTGATCTATTTCTATGGTTTGTGGACCAAAAGGAAGGTTGACGATGGAGTGCCCAGTGGCGGAGCCAGTGT GTACAGAGGGTCGAGTAGCTTCTTTGGGTTTGATCCAATTGACAAACAATTCAAAGTATTGTTCATGGGTCATCCATGTTGTTGTGATGATCACAGAATTATGACATTGGGAACTAGAGGAATGAGGTGGAGAAAGATCAAATTTTCTTTAAGAGTTGAGATCGTGAGTGAAGGAGTATGCATTAATGGGGTTTTGTATTACTTAGGTGACATGTGGGATTATAAGGAAGTTTCTGAGGCGAGGTCTAATTATGTGATAGTTTGCTTTGATGTTAGGTCTGAGAAATTCAAATTTCTTTATCCGGAAAGCTTTTGTGAATTGATAAACTACAAGGGTAAGTTAGGTGTGGTTTACTATGATGATCTCACTGATGATGCCATTGAGTTGCGGGTATGGGTTCTAGAGGATGTGAAGAAACAAGAATGGTCGAAGTATTCATACACTCTGAGGGGTGATAAACTCTTCCCGCATTATTCTTCCGTGGTTGGAGTGATTTCTACGGGTGAAATTGTCTTGTCGATGACTGACTATACATCCAAACAACCgttttatatttactatttCAATCCAGAAAGGAACACCATTCGACGTGTTGAAATCCAAGGTTTCGGAGAATACCATCTTACAAAACCTTCAGAAAAACCTAGTAGAGTCTACGTCTTTTTAGACGATTGTAGTAGATTCTATACCTTCGTAGACCATGTTGAGAATCTTAATGTTAACGATCCAAGGCTACTCAAGTCAAGCATCTATGCTCCATATGTgtataaagaagaagatgaagaatcagaagaagaagaatatgatgatgaaaaaaatatttttcgtcGTTTTTATGGTAAAAAGAGGAGATGGAGATGA